In Kitasatospora sp. NA04385, a single genomic region encodes these proteins:
- a CDS encoding adenine phosphoribosyltransferase: MTSTTDPALSELLNSRIRDVQDYPKPGVLFKDIAPLLADAEAFGVLTRALASRAKELGATKVVGLEARGFVLAAPAAFAAGLGFVPIRKKGKLPGEVFSRSYDLEYGSATLEVQCDAFEPGERVLVVDDVLATGGTISASLDLVQEAGAELVGVVVLMELGFLTGRAKLAPHLHGAPLETLVVV; the protein is encoded by the coding sequence GTGACCTCCACCACCGACCCCGCCCTGTCCGAGCTGCTCAACAGCCGGATCCGGGACGTGCAGGACTACCCCAAGCCGGGGGTCCTGTTCAAGGACATCGCCCCCCTGCTGGCCGACGCCGAGGCGTTCGGCGTGCTGACCCGGGCGCTGGCCTCGCGGGCGAAGGAGCTCGGCGCCACCAAGGTGGTCGGGCTGGAGGCGCGGGGGTTCGTCCTCGCCGCGCCGGCCGCGTTCGCGGCCGGGCTCGGGTTCGTCCCGATCCGCAAGAAGGGCAAGCTGCCCGGCGAGGTGTTCTCCCGCTCGTACGACCTGGAGTACGGGTCGGCGACGCTGGAGGTCCAGTGCGACGCGTTCGAGCCGGGCGAGCGGGTCCTGGTGGTCGACGACGTGCTGGCCACCGGCGGGACGATCTCGGCCTCGCTGGACCTGGTCCAGGAGGCCGGGGCCGAGCTGGTCGGCGTGGTGGTGCTGATGGAGCTCGGCTTCCTGACGGGGCGCGCGAAGCTCGCCCCGCACCTGCACGGCGCCCCGCTGGAGACGCTCGTCGTGGTGTGA